A genomic stretch from Pontivivens ytuae includes:
- the secG gene encoding preprotein translocase subunit SecG, whose protein sequence is MANVLLIVQLILALALIGVVLMQRSEGGGLGIGGGGGGGGGLMSGRGAATALSKVTWALATAFLVVCLILTILGAQESGDASVIDRLGTELPAREVDPSLPPALQGDLLPPSVDGGVVLPPADGGAALPPAAD, encoded by the coding sequence ATGGCCAATGTCCTTCTCATCGTGCAGCTGATCCTGGCGCTTGCGCTGATCGGCGTGGTGCTGATGCAACGCTCCGAAGGGGGCGGGCTCGGCATCGGAGGCGGTGGCGGCGGAGGCGGCGGCCTGATGTCGGGTCGTGGTGCGGCGACGGCGCTCAGCAAGGTGACGTGGGCGCTGGCGACGGCGTTCCTCGTGGTCTGCCTGATCCTGACCATCCTCGGCGCGCAGGAGAGCGGCGATGCCTCGGTGATCGACCGCCTCGGCACGGAGCTGCCGGCGCGCGAGGTCGATCCCTCACTGCCGCCTGCGCTGCAGGGCGACCTGTTGCCGCCGAGCGTGGACGGTGGCGTGGTGCTGCCGCCCGCAGACGGTGGTGCGGCCCTGCCCCCGGCGGCCGACTAA
- a CDS encoding LysR family transcriptional regulator, whose amino-acid sequence MDYLPPLAALRAFEVTARHASFSSAARELNVTHAAVSQQVRALEREIGLPLVVRAGRGLSLTDAGAQLARELTDGFGTIRAGVERLRQDAADLPVRITLTPTFASDWFMPRLAAFRADNSGVELSLNPSVDLVDLTAGTHDFAIRFGKGDWPGLESTLLMPSSVVVCAAPEMVPDWSPDRLEDLYDLPWFEEPSPEEQDSWLIAMGLDLKARRNVTELPGHMTLAALRGGQGVVSSARLFVEDDIAAGRVAVLWEDDLPGRGYHIVHRLGPQRPAVAQTIRWLRRQVG is encoded by the coding sequence ATGGACTACCTCCCGCCCCTTGCCGCCCTCCGCGCCTTCGAGGTCACGGCCCGCCATGCGAGCTTTTCCTCCGCCGCGCGGGAGCTCAACGTGACCCATGCCGCCGTCAGCCAGCAGGTCCGCGCGCTGGAGCGGGAGATCGGCCTGCCGCTGGTGGTGCGCGCAGGAAGGGGGCTGTCGCTGACCGATGCGGGGGCGCAGCTCGCCCGGGAGCTCACCGACGGCTTCGGCACGATCCGCGCGGGCGTGGAGCGGTTGCGGCAGGACGCGGCCGACCTGCCGGTGCGCATCACGCTGACGCCGACCTTTGCCTCCGACTGGTTCATGCCGCGCCTCGCGGCTTTCCGCGCCGACAATTCCGGGGTGGAGCTGTCGCTCAACCCATCCGTCGATCTGGTGGACCTGACGGCGGGCACCCACGACTTCGCAATCCGCTTTGGCAAGGGGGATTGGCCGGGGCTGGAGTCGACCCTGCTGATGCCAAGTTCAGTTGTCGTCTGTGCAGCGCCCGAGATGGTGCCGGACTGGTCGCCGGACCGGCTGGAGGATCTCTACGACCTGCCATGGTTCGAGGAGCCGTCGCCGGAGGAGCAGGACAGCTGGCTGATCGCCATGGGACTCGACCTGAAGGCCAGGCGCAACGTGACCGAGCTGCCGGGCCACATGACGCTCGCGGCCCTGCGCGGCGGGCAGGGCGTCGTCTCCTCCGCCCGCCTGTTCGTGGAGGACGACATCGCGGCGGGCCGCGTCGCGGTGCTGTGGGAGGATGACCTGCCGGGCCGCGGCTACCACATCGTCCACCGCCTGGGCCCGCAGCGCCCGGCGGTGGCGCAAACGATCCGGTGGCTGCGGAGGCAGGTTGGATGA
- the purL gene encoding phosphoribosylformylglycinamidine synthase subunit PurL: protein MQEPAITPDLIAAHGLKPDEYDRILGLLGREPTFTELGIFSAMWNEHCSYKSSKKWLRTLPTEGPQVICGPGENAGVVDIGDGPDGKRLAVVFKMESHNHPSYIEPYQGAATGVGGILRDVFTMGARPIAAMNALSFGRVDHPKTKSLVNGVVEGIGGYGNAFGVPTVGGELRFHTAYDGNCLVNAFAAGLAEADGIFYSAASGVGMPVVYLGAKTGRDGVGGATMASAEFDESIEEKRPTVQVGDPFTEKRLMEACLELMATGAVISIQDMGAAGLTCSAVEMGDKGDLGVRLDLEKVPVREENMSAYEMMLSESQERMLMVLRPEKEAEAKAVFDKWDLDFAIVGETIAEDRFLILLNGEVKADLPLKALSGEAPEYDRPWVETPAAAELGEVPEVDVADALLKLVGSPNYGSRAWVWEQYDTTVMADTVRVPGSDAGIVRVHGTDKALAFTADVTPRYCRANPERGGAQAVAEAYRNLSATGAKPLATTDNLNFGNPEKPEIMGQFVGCIRGIGLACKALDMPIVSGNVSLYNETDGAAILPTPTIGAVGLLASLDEVIPTAPRAGDALVLIGATGGHLGQSAVLAELFGREDGDAPSVDLMDEQAHGELVRAAHREGLVTAAHDLSDGGLALAAAEMALAGGSGLVLEGSGTEWWFGEDQARYLLATTDAGVLIAMAQAAGIPAVEVGRAGGDALVLGTAEVPLTALREASEGALPRLFG, encoded by the coding sequence ATCCAAGAGCCCGCCATCACCCCTGACCTGATCGCCGCGCACGGGCTAAAGCCCGACGAGTACGATCGCATCCTGGGGCTCTTGGGCCGGGAGCCGACCTTTACCGAGCTCGGCATCTTCTCGGCGATGTGGAACGAGCACTGCTCCTACAAATCCTCCAAAAAATGGCTGCGCACGCTGCCGACCGAGGGGCCGCAGGTGATCTGCGGACCCGGTGAGAATGCGGGCGTGGTCGATATCGGCGACGGCCCCGATGGAAAAAGGTTGGCGGTGGTCTTCAAGATGGAGAGCCACAACCACCCCTCCTATATCGAGCCCTACCAGGGGGCCGCGACCGGCGTGGGCGGTATCCTGCGTGACGTCTTCACCATGGGCGCGCGGCCCATCGCGGCAATGAATGCGCTCAGCTTCGGGCGGGTGGATCATCCGAAGACGAAAAGCCTCGTGAACGGCGTGGTCGAGGGGATCGGTGGCTACGGCAACGCGTTCGGCGTACCGACGGTGGGCGGCGAGCTGCGATTTCACACGGCATATGACGGGAACTGCCTGGTGAACGCCTTCGCAGCGGGGCTCGCGGAGGCGGACGGGATCTTCTACTCCGCGGCCTCCGGCGTCGGCATGCCGGTGGTCTATCTCGGCGCGAAGACGGGGCGCGACGGTGTGGGCGGGGCCACCATGGCCTCCGCCGAGTTCGACGAGAGCATCGAGGAAAAGCGCCCCACCGTGCAGGTGGGCGATCCCTTCACCGAGAAGCGGCTGATGGAGGCGTGCCTGGAACTGATGGCGACGGGTGCGGTCATTTCCATCCAGGATATGGGCGCCGCGGGCCTCACCTGCTCCGCCGTGGAGATGGGCGACAAGGGCGATCTGGGCGTGCGGCTGGACCTCGAAAAGGTGCCGGTCCGCGAAGAGAACATGAGCGCCTACGAGATGATGCTGAGCGAGAGCCAGGAGCGGATGCTCATGGTGCTGCGGCCCGAGAAGGAAGCCGAGGCGAAGGCGGTGTTCGACAAGTGGGACCTTGACTTCGCCATCGTGGGCGAGACCATTGCCGAGGACCGGTTTCTGATCCTGCTGAACGGCGAGGTGAAGGCGGACCTGCCGCTGAAGGCGCTGTCCGGCGAGGCCCCGGAGTACGATCGCCCCTGGGTCGAGACACCCGCAGCGGCGGAGCTGGGTGAGGTGCCGGAGGTGGACGTGGCGGACGCTCTGCTGAAGCTGGTCGGCTCGCCCAACTACGGCTCCCGCGCCTGGGTCTGGGAGCAATACGACACGACCGTGATGGCCGATACGGTCCGGGTGCCGGGCTCCGACGCCGGGATCGTGCGAGTGCACGGCACCGACAAGGCGCTCGCCTTCACCGCCGACGTGACCCCGCGCTATTGCCGCGCGAACCCCGAGCGGGGCGGCGCGCAGGCGGTGGCCGAGGCCTATCGCAACCTGTCGGCCACGGGCGCGAAGCCATTGGCCACGACGGACAATCTCAACTTCGGCAACCCGGAGAAGCCGGAGATCATGGGCCAGTTCGTCGGCTGCATCCGGGGGATCGGGCTGGCGTGCAAGGCGCTCGACATGCCGATCGTGAGCGGAAACGTGAGCCTCTATAACGAGACGGACGGGGCGGCGATCCTGCCGACGCCGACGATCGGCGCGGTGGGGCTGCTCGCAAGCCTCGACGAGGTGATCCCGACCGCGCCGCGGGCCGGGGACGCGCTGGTGCTGATCGGCGCGACCGGCGGGCATCTGGGGCAATCGGCGGTCCTCGCCGAGCTCTTCGGACGGGAGGACGGCGATGCCCCCTCCGTCGATCTGATGGACGAACAGGCGCATGGCGAGCTGGTGCGCGCAGCCCATCGCGAGGGGCTGGTGACGGCGGCGCACGACCTGTCGGACGGAGGCCTCGCGCTCGCGGCGGCGGAGATGGCGCTGGCGGGCGGCAGCGGGCTGGTGCTGGAGGGCTCTGGCACCGAGTGGTGGTTCGGCGAGGACCAGGCGCGCTACCTTCTGGCGACCACGGATGCGGGCGTGCTGATCGCGATGGCGCAGGCGGCCGGCATTCCGGCGGTCGAGGTCGGCCGCGCGGGCGGCGACGCGCTGGTGCTGGGCACGGCGGAGGTGCCGCTCACCGCACTTCGGGAGGCAAGCGAGGGCGCCCTGCCCCGGCTCTTCGGCTGA
- a CDS encoding GNAT family N-acetyltransferase, protein MLRTATAADFPFIQDQQARPELEALVAADTIEALRGYIAGADTELLIWEEDGPAAFILLAGLRSGSRNTELRRIVVAEVGRGTGQKVLSALMERVFERGTHRLWLDVAADNPRARAAYAKAGFREEGLLKEAWARRTGDRADLVIMAILASEWRALATPAPPA, encoded by the coding sequence ATGCTCAGGACGGCGACCGCAGCGGATTTCCCCTTCATCCAGGACCAGCAGGCCCGGCCGGAGCTGGAGGCTCTCGTCGCCGCCGACACGATCGAGGCGCTGCGCGGCTATATCGCGGGGGCCGACACGGAGCTCCTGATCTGGGAGGAGGACGGGCCCGCGGCCTTCATCCTGCTTGCCGGCTTGCGCTCCGGCTCCCGCAATACGGAGCTGCGGCGGATCGTGGTGGCTGAGGTCGGGCGCGGCACCGGGCAGAAGGTGCTTTCGGCCCTGATGGAGCGAGTCTTCGAGCGCGGCACGCACCGGCTGTGGCTCGATGTCGCGGCGGACAATCCGCGGGCGCGGGCGGCCTATGCCAAGGCGGGGTTCCGCGAGGAGGGTCTGCTCAAGGAGGCCTGGGCGCGGCGCACCGGCGACCGGGCGGATCTCGTCATCATGGCGATCCTCGCCAGCGAGTGGCGCGCCCTTGCGACCCCGGCCCCGCCTGCCTAG
- a CDS encoding BolA family protein → MAMEAHEIEKMIREAFPTAEVEIKDLAGDGNHYAATVVAEEFRGLTRVKQHQAVYAALKGKMDGSHGELHALALTTKVPA, encoded by the coding sequence ATGGCCATGGAAGCGCACGAGATCGAGAAGATGATCCGCGAGGCCTTTCCCACCGCCGAGGTCGAGATCAAGGATCTCGCCGGGGACGGCAATCACTACGCCGCCACCGTGGTCGCCGAGGAGTTCCGCGGGCTCACTCGCGTGAAGCAGCACCAGGCGGTCTATGCGGCACTCAAGGGCAAGATGGACGGCTCGCATGGCGAGCTGCACGCGCTGGCGCTGACCACCAAGGTGCCCGCCTGA
- a CDS encoding LysR family transcriptional regulator: MDWDKLRIFHAVADVGSLTHAGDTLHLSQSAVSRQIRGLEESLNVTLFHRHARGLILTEQGELLYSATRDMAKRLAAATARIRDSEDEVFGELRVTTTTGFGTLWLAPRLKRLYDQYPNLKINLMLDERVVDLPMREADVAIRLKEPSQADLIRRRLMDVRMRFYASDTYIEKHGRPDTSEELMRHRIIGHAPDAPQVAAGQAWLRPFLDADHASHLTVNNYFGVLQTVIHGLGIGALPDYIAVERDDLINVVPAQASAVVPVYLAYPEELRHSKRVAAFREFVLEEIAAYKRGLRAAAAAAE, encoded by the coding sequence ATGGACTGGGACAAGCTTCGCATATTTCATGCCGTTGCCGACGTGGGGAGCCTGACCCACGCGGGTGACACGCTGCATCTCAGCCAGTCCGCCGTCAGCCGCCAGATCCGGGGGCTGGAGGAGTCGCTGAACGTCACCCTATTCCACCGGCATGCGCGCGGGCTGATCCTCACCGAACAGGGGGAACTGCTCTATTCCGCCACCCGCGACATGGCCAAGCGGCTGGCCGCAGCGACCGCGCGGATCCGCGACAGCGAGGACGAGGTCTTCGGCGAGCTGCGGGTCACGACGACGACCGGCTTCGGGACGCTGTGGCTCGCCCCGCGGCTGAAGCGGCTCTACGACCAGTATCCGAACCTCAAGATCAACCTGATGCTCGACGAGCGGGTGGTCGACCTGCCGATGCGCGAGGCCGACGTGGCGATCCGGCTGAAGGAGCCGAGCCAGGCCGATCTGATCCGCCGCCGCCTGATGGACGTGCGGATGCGGTTCTATGCTTCCGACACCTATATCGAGAAGCACGGCCGGCCCGACACCTCCGAGGAGCTGATGCGCCACCGGATCATCGGGCATGCGCCCGACGCGCCGCAGGTGGCCGCGGGTCAGGCGTGGCTGCGGCCCTTCCTCGATGCGGATCACGCGAGCCACCTGACCGTGAACAACTATTTCGGGGTGCTGCAGACGGTGATCCATGGCCTGGGCATCGGCGCTCTGCCCGACTACATCGCCGTCGAGCGCGACGATCTGATCAACGTGGTCCCCGCGCAAGCGAGCGCCGTGGTGCCGGTCTATCTCGCCTACCCCGAAGAGCTGCGCCATTCCAAACGGGTGGCCGCGTTTCGCGAGTTCGTGCTGGAGGAAATCGCCGCATACAAGCGCGGGTTGCGCGCGGCGGCCGCCGCTGCCGAGTGA
- a CDS encoding CTP synthase, translated as MARYIFITGGVVSSLGKGLASAALGALLQARGYSVRLRKLDPYLNVDPGTMSPFEHGEVFVTDDGAETDLDLGHYERFTGVAARSTDSVSSGRIYQTVLEKERRGEYLGKTIQVIPHVTNQIKEFLEIGGSEVDFMLCEIGGTVGDIEGLPFFEAIRQFAQEQPAGQCLFMHLTLLPWIAASGELKTKPTQHSVKELRSIGIAPDILVCRADQPIPTKEREKLALFCNVRPERVIAALDLKSIYEAPLAYHREGLDQAVLDAFGISPAPAPKLDRWRDVADRIYNPDGEVRIAVVGKYTQLEDAYKSISEALTHGGMHNRVKVRTEWIDAEVFDKDDPAPYLEGFHGILVPGGFGERGTEGKIKAARYARENDIPYFGICLGMQMAVIEAARNLADISKAGSEEFDAEAGKDRFEHVIFHMKEWNEGNRTVKRSIDDDKGGTMRLGAYDAMLVEGSQVAGIYDTQEISERHRHRFEVDITYKDRLEEQGLLFSGLSPDGELPEIVEIPDHPWFVGVQFHPELKSKPFAPHPLFASFVRAAMEHSRLV; from the coding sequence ATGGCACGTTACATCTTCATCACCGGCGGCGTGGTCTCGTCCCTGGGCAAGGGGCTTGCATCCGCCGCCCTCGGCGCGCTGTTGCAGGCGCGCGGCTATTCGGTGCGGCTGAGAAAGCTCGACCCCTATCTCAACGTCGATCCCGGCACGATGTCGCCCTTCGAGCATGGCGAGGTGTTCGTGACCGACGACGGGGCGGAAACCGATCTCGACCTTGGCCATTACGAACGCTTCACCGGGGTGGCGGCGCGCTCGACCGATAGCGTGAGCTCCGGCCGCATCTACCAGACCGTGCTGGAGAAGGAGCGGCGCGGCGAGTATCTCGGCAAGACGATCCAGGTGATCCCGCACGTCACCAACCAGATCAAGGAGTTCCTGGAGATCGGCGGGTCGGAGGTCGACTTCATGCTCTGCGAGATCGGCGGGACCGTGGGCGATATCGAGGGCCTGCCCTTCTTCGAGGCAATTCGCCAGTTCGCGCAAGAGCAGCCGGCGGGCCAGTGCCTGTTCATGCATCTCACCCTGCTGCCGTGGATCGCGGCCTCCGGTGAGCTGAAGACGAAGCCGACCCAGCACTCGGTGAAGGAGCTGCGCTCGATCGGCATCGCGCCCGACATCCTCGTCTGCCGCGCCGACCAGCCGATCCCGACCAAGGAGCGGGAGAAGCTGGCGCTCTTCTGCAACGTGCGGCCGGAGCGGGTGATTGCGGCGCTCGACCTGAAATCGATCTACGAGGCGCCGCTGGCGTACCATCGCGAGGGGCTGGATCAGGCGGTGCTCGACGCCTTCGGCATCTCACCTGCCCCCGCACCGAAGCTCGACCGCTGGCGCGACGTGGCCGACCGGATCTACAACCCCGACGGCGAGGTGCGCATCGCGGTGGTCGGCAAGTACACCCAGCTCGAGGACGCCTACAAGTCGATCAGCGAAGCGCTGACCCATGGCGGGATGCACAACCGGGTGAAGGTGCGCACAGAGTGGATCGACGCCGAAGTCTTCGACAAGGACGACCCGGCGCCGTATCTTGAGGGCTTCCACGGTATCCTCGTCCCCGGCGGCTTCGGCGAGCGCGGCACCGAGGGCAAGATCAAGGCGGCGCGCTATGCGCGGGAGAACGACATCCCCTATTTCGGCATCTGCCTCGGCATGCAGATGGCGGTGATCGAAGCGGCGCGCAACCTCGCCGACATCTCCAAGGCAGGGTCCGAGGAGTTCGACGCGGAGGCCGGCAAGGACCGGTTCGAGCACGTGATCTTCCACATGAAGGAGTGGAACGAGGGCAACCGGACCGTGAAGCGCTCGATCGACGACGACAAGGGCGGCACCATGCGGCTGGGCGCCTATGACGCCATGCTGGTCGAGGGCAGCCAGGTCGCCGGGATCTACGACACGCAGGAGATCAGCGAGCGCCACCGCCACCGCTTCGAGGTCGACATCACCTACAAGGACCGGCTGGAGGAGCAGGGCCTCCTCTTCTCGGGCCTCTCGCCCGACGGCGAACTGCCCGAGATCGTGGAGATCCCGGATCACCCCTGGTTCGTCGGCGTGCAGTTCCACCCGGAGCTGAAGTCGAAGCCCTTCGCGCCGCATCCGCTCTTCGCGAGCTTCGTGCGCGCGGCGATGGAACACTCGCGGCTCGTCTGA
- a CDS encoding indolepyruvate ferredoxin oxidoreductase family protein translates to MTLQDVSLSDRFDLSKRTVLLSGIQALVRLPLMQRERDVNAGHNTAGLVTGYRGSPLGGVDQQMMRAKRELEASNVVFQYGLNEDLAATALWGSQQAELRGEGKYDGVFGLWYGKGPGVDRTGDVFRHANMAGTSPLGGVLVAMGDDHTGESSTVLHQSEFALVDALMPILAPAGVQEVLDYGIMGWALSRYTGCWVGIKCLKDTIEVTEVVDGSSGRVEVKIPTDFDMPADGLNIRLGDTPVAQEARLHDYKRFAAEAFGRANKLDHRVLGDKSARIGIVSAGKSWLDTVHALQLLGIDEEEAKRLGITTYKVGMTWPLDMKSMQDWSEDLDLIICVEEKRKLIEVQIKEAIFDNRHGRRVIGWKKEDGELLFTVKGALDPVLIARKLGGLFKEEGLSSERLDTAMQVLDAAAKADNAEEVAARLPWFCSGCPHNTSTKVPEGSRAYAGIGCHYMVQWMDRETVGFTQMGGEGANWIGEAPFSTTNHVFQNLGDGTYNHSGVQAIRAALAAGTNITFKILYNDAVAMTGGQHNEGDLDALRIARELQAMGVPKIVGVYDPKEDVDPKAFPIEMRERSELDTVQKELRETPGVTALIYIQTCAAEKRRRRKRGKFPDPDRRVFINPAVCEGCGDCGVKSNCVSIIPLETELGRKRQIDQSSCNKDFSCLDGFCPSFVTLEGAKVAKAPRQSVSFGEIPEPDLPAIRGTHNLVITGVGGTGVVTVGALLAMAAHLEGKGAGVMEMAGLAQKGGAVHIHARIAEKPSDISAIRVAVGEADGVIGGDMVVAAGAKTLGLMTRGRTRAVCNSHEIITGDFTRNTDFQLPTDRMSLALRARLGDDEVGFLNATRLAEKVLGDAIYANVLMLGAAWQAGMVPLSHDALYRAIEINGAGVEGNKEAFELGRWAVHAPQEAAKLTVAVEDAEKTLDEKIEFRADALRAYQNRRLAKRYRKLVDRARGVSDELGLAVAQGYHKLLAYKDEYEVARLHAQTLEAAVAEKFNDVKEMRFHMAPPIFSKTDAQGHPVKREFGPWMLTAMKLLRRGKMLRGTPLDPFGRTEERRMERALIQEYEADMAEILDKVDASTHDLAVAIATVPLQIKGFGHVKQANAEAAAKRREELLAQFRAGGAPILRAAE, encoded by the coding sequence ATGACGCTGCAGGACGTATCCCTTTCAGATCGCTTCGATTTGTCGAAGCGCACCGTGCTTTTGTCGGGCATTCAGGCGCTGGTGCGCCTGCCGCTGATGCAGCGCGAACGTGACGTGAACGCGGGACATAACACGGCAGGACTCGTCACGGGCTATCGCGGGTCGCCTCTGGGCGGAGTTGACCAGCAGATGATGCGCGCAAAACGCGAGCTGGAGGCTTCAAACGTTGTCTTTCAGTACGGTCTGAACGAGGACCTTGCGGCCACAGCGCTCTGGGGATCGCAGCAGGCCGAGCTCCGTGGCGAGGGCAAGTATGACGGCGTCTTCGGCCTCTGGTACGGCAAGGGGCCGGGCGTGGACCGCACCGGCGACGTCTTTCGCCATGCCAACATGGCGGGTACTTCGCCGCTCGGCGGCGTCCTCGTGGCCATGGGCGATGACCACACGGGCGAAAGCTCCACCGTCCTCCACCAATCCGAATTCGCGCTCGTCGACGCGCTGATGCCGATCCTCGCCCCTGCCGGCGTGCAGGAAGTGCTGGACTACGGCATCATGGGCTGGGCGCTCAGCCGCTACACGGGCTGCTGGGTCGGGATCAAATGTCTCAAGGACACGATCGAAGTCACGGAAGTCGTTGACGGATCCTCCGGCCGGGTCGAGGTGAAGATCCCCACCGATTTCGACATGCCCGCCGATGGCCTCAACATCCGCCTCGGCGACACGCCGGTGGCGCAAGAGGCGCGGCTTCACGACTACAAGCGCTTCGCGGCGGAGGCTTTCGGGCGCGCCAACAAGCTCGACCACCGCGTGCTGGGCGACAAGTCGGCGCGCATCGGCATCGTCTCCGCCGGCAAGTCGTGGCTCGACACGGTGCACGCGCTGCAACTCCTCGGCATCGATGAGGAGGAGGCCAAGCGCCTTGGCATCACCACCTACAAGGTCGGCATGACCTGGCCGCTCGACATGAAGTCGATGCAGGACTGGTCCGAAGATCTCGACCTCATCATCTGCGTCGAGGAAAAGCGCAAGCTGATCGAGGTCCAGATCAAGGAAGCGATCTTCGACAACCGCCACGGCCGCCGCGTCATCGGCTGGAAGAAGGAGGACGGCGAGCTTCTCTTCACCGTCAAGGGCGCGCTCGACCCGGTGCTGATCGCCCGCAAGCTCGGCGGACTGTTCAAGGAGGAGGGGCTCAGCTCCGAACGTCTCGACACCGCGATGCAAGTCCTCGACGCCGCCGCCAAGGCCGACAATGCGGAGGAGGTCGCTGCCCGCCTGCCGTGGTTCTGCTCCGGCTGCCCGCACAACACGTCGACCAAGGTGCCCGAGGGCTCCCGCGCCTATGCGGGCATCGGCTGCCACTACATGGTCCAGTGGATGGACCGCGAGACCGTCGGCTTCACCCAGATGGGCGGGGAGGGGGCGAACTGGATCGGCGAGGCGCCGTTCTCCACCACCAATCACGTTTTCCAGAACCTCGGTGACGGCACCTACAACCATTCGGGTGTGCAGGCGATCCGCGCAGCACTCGCCGCCGGAACCAACATCACCTTCAAGATCCTCTACAACGACGCCGTCGCCATGACCGGCGGCCAGCATAATGAGGGCGATCTCGATGCCCTCCGCATCGCGCGCGAGTTGCAGGCCATGGGCGTGCCCAAGATCGTCGGCGTCTACGACCCGAAAGAGGATGTCGACCCCAAGGCCTTCCCGATCGAGATGCGGGAGCGCTCGGAGCTCGACACCGTGCAGAAGGAACTGCGGGAAACCCCCGGCGTGACCGCCCTCATCTACATCCAGACCTGCGCGGCCGAGAAACGCCGCCGCCGCAAGCGCGGCAAGTTCCCCGATCCCGACCGCCGCGTCTTCATCAACCCCGCGGTCTGCGAGGGCTGCGGCGATTGCGGCGTGAAGTCGAACTGCGTCTCCATCATCCCGCTGGAAACCGAGCTCGGCCGCAAGCGCCAGATCGACCAGTCGAGCTGCAACAAGGACTTCTCCTGCCTCGACGGCTTCTGCCCCAGCTTCGTGACGCTGGAGGGCGCGAAGGTCGCGAAGGCCCCGCGCCAGTCGGTGAGCTTCGGTGAGATCCCGGAGCCCGACCTGCCCGCGATCCGCGGCACCCACAACCTCGTCATCACCGGCGTCGGCGGCACCGGCGTCGTCACCGTCGGCGCGCTCCTCGCCATGGCAGCCCACCTCGAAGGCAAGGGCGCGGGCGTGATGGAGATGGCGGGCCTCGCGCAGAAGGGGGGTGCCGTCCACATCCACGCCCGCATCGCCGAGAAACCCAGCGATATCAGCGCGATCCGCGTCGCGGTGGGGGAGGCGGACGGCGTGATCGGCGGCGACATGGTGGTCGCGGCAGGCGCCAAGACTCTCGGCCTGATGACCCGTGGCCGGACGCGCGCGGTCTGCAACAGCCACGAGATCATCACCGGCGACTTCACCCGCAACACCGACTTCCAGCTCCCGACCGACCGCATGAGCCTCGCGCTCCGCGCCCGCCTCGGCGATGACGAAGTCGGGTTCCTCAACGCCACGCGCCTTGCGGAAAAGGTGCTGGGCGACGCGATCTACGCCAACGTCCTGATGCTGGGGGCGGCTTGGCAGGCGGGCATGGTCCCGCTCAGCCACGACGCGCTCTACCGCGCCATCGAGATCAACGGCGCGGGTGTCGAGGGCAACAAGGAAGCCTTCGAACTCGGCCGCTGGGCGGTCCATGCGCCGCAGGAGGCTGCGAAACTGACAGTGGCCGTGGAGGACGCGGAAAAGACCCTCGACGAGAAGATCGAGTTCCGCGCCGACGCCCTGCGCGCCTACCAGAACCGTCGCCTCGCCAAGCGCTACCGCAAGCTTGTCGACCGCGCCCGCGGCGTCAGTGACGAGCTCGGCCTCGCCGTCGCACAGGGCTATCACAAGCTCCTCGCCTACAAGGATGAATACGAGGTCGCACGCCTCCACGCCCAGACGCTGGAGGCCGCGGTCGCCGAGAAATTTAACGATGTGAAGGAGATGCGCTTCCACATGGCCCCGCCGATCTTCTCGAAGACCGACGCCCAGGGTCACCCGGTCAAGCGCGAGTTCGGCCCGTGGATGCTCACTGCCATGAAGCTTCTGCGCCGCGGCAAGATGCTGCGTGGCACACCCCTCGACCCCTTCGGCCGCACCGAGGAGCGCCGGATGGAGCGCGCCCTCATCCAGGAATACGAGGCCGACATGGCCGAGATCCTCGACAAGGTCGACGCCAGCACCCACGACCTCGCCGTGGCGATCGCGACCGTCCCGCTGCAGATCAAGGGCTTCGGCCATGTAAAGCAGGCCAACGCCGAAGCAGCCGCAAAGCGCCGGGAAGAGCTGCTCGCCCAGTTCCGCGCCGGCGGCGCCCCGATCCTGCGGGCGGCGGAGTAG
- a CDS encoding winged helix-turn-helix transcriptional regulator, with translation MSNVTKTDELARAPALEQIGDRWTLLIIWASLNGISRFDDYQRQLGVARNILSTRLRRLVEMGILVKKPVHEGARRLEYRVTEKGRELRPALEEIEHWGSRWR, from the coding sequence GTGTCGAACGTGACGAAGACAGACGAACTGGCCCGAGCTCCGGCTCTGGAACAGATCGGGGACCGCTGGACGCTGCTGATCATCTGGGCCTCGTTGAACGGCATCAGTCGCTTCGATGATTACCAACGTCAGCTCGGGGTTGCCCGTAACATCCTTTCGACCCGCCTCCGCCGTCTGGTGGAGATGGGCATCCTGGTGAAGAAGCCGGTGCACGAGGGCGCGCGGCGCCTTGAGTACCGGGTGACAGAGAAAGGACGCGAACTGCGTCCGGCGCTCGAGGAGATCGAGCATTGGGGCAGCCGCTGGCGCTGA